The Candidatus Omnitrophota bacterium genome has a window encoding:
- a CDS encoding proton-conducting transporter membrane subunit, with product MMKKAAFWLALALFIGQAGLAIFATPEAWGHSLSVFGTHLKFDLMVDSLSRAMLLCISMVLSISLLVGRYDISGEEHRFNFVNLLLIMLSGMDGVVMTTDIFSLFVFMEVTTVTSLILVALKKNNEALEAAFKYMVLSVVATILMFSAIALLLLVSGSTSFSIVQAALETSKHNFLIMFAIGIFLCGLFIKAGLMPFHAWLPDAHSAAPAAVSILLSGVQIKVLGAYTIIRLITSIFGYTSSVTYILMLVGTISIIFGALGALGQRDFKRMLAYSSISNMGYIVLGFGCGTTLGMAGAVFHLFNHAVFKSLLFLNAAAVESQTGIRDMNKMGGLASRMPLTGITSVLASLSGAGIPPLAGFWSKLIIILALWMAGYHGYALIAIAGSILTLAYFLSMQRRVFFGKLNEEFAYIKEAEFGFSLAAVILATVIVGVGLCFPLLLNTFLLPIGNIFGG from the coding sequence ATGATGAAAAAAGCGGCTTTCTGGCTTGCTTTAGCGCTTTTCATCGGCCAGGCCGGCCTGGCTATTTTTGCTACGCCCGAGGCCTGGGGCCATAGCTTGAGCGTATTCGGCACCCACTTAAAGTTTGACCTGATGGTAGATAGCTTAAGCCGCGCGATGTTACTTTGTATAAGCATGGTTTTGTCTATATCGCTTCTCGTAGGCAGGTATGATATATCCGGCGAAGAACACAGGTTTAATTTTGTGAATCTCTTATTGATTATGTTGTCCGGCATGGACGGCGTGGTCATGACAACCGATATTTTTTCTCTGTTTGTCTTTATGGAGGTTACTACCGTTACTTCTCTTATTCTGGTAGCTCTTAAAAAGAATAACGAGGCCCTAGAGGCAGCCTTTAAGTATATGGTCCTTTCCGTAGTCGCTACTATCCTGATGTTTTCCGCGATTGCCCTGCTTTTGCTTGTTTCAGGCTCTACCAGTTTTTCCATAGTGCAGGCTGCGCTAGAGACATCTAAGCATAATTTTCTGATTATGTTTGCCATAGGCATATTTTTATGCGGGCTCTTCATAAAGGCAGGGCTTATGCCTTTTCATGCCTGGCTGCCGGATGCCCATTCTGCAGCGCCTGCGGCAGTATCCATACTTTTATCAGGCGTACAAATAAAAGTGCTGGGCGCCTATACCATTATCCGCCTGATTACTTCGATATTCGGTTATACCAGTTCCGTTACATATATACTTATGCTGGTCGGTACGATTTCGATTATCTTCGGCGCTCTGGGGGCGCTGGGACAGCGTGATTTTAAAAGAATGCTTGCTTACTCCAGTATCAGTAATATGGGTTATATCGTATTGGGCTTTGGCTGCGGCACAACCCTCGGTATGGCGGGAGCAGTATTCCATCTTTTTAATCACGCGGTTTTTAAATCGCTCTTGTTCTTGAACGCCGCAGCAGTAGAATCACAGACCGGAATAAGGGATATGAATAAAATGGGCGGCCTGGCTTCCCGCATGCCCTTGACCGGCATTACTTCGGTTCTAGCCAGCCTCTCCGGAGCAGGGATACCGCCGCTTGCCGGATTCTGGAGCAAGCTTATTATTATTTTGGCCCTCTGGATGGCAGGTTATCATGGCTATGCGCTGATAGCAATAGCAGGGAGTATCCTTACGCTGGCTTATTTTCTCTCCATGCAGAGGAGAGTCTTCTTCGGTAAATTAAACGAAGAGTTCGCCTATATAAAGGAAGCGGAGTTTGGCTTTTCTCTTGCGGCT
- a CDS encoding proton-conducting transporter membrane subunit: MIDRILLLPIVIPLSGGILVLAITKRWRGIKETLALVVTLANLFLAFILFRANLNYFLPWLGFGIDFSLKIYHFSAFIIIASAAFAFLIALYSCVFMRGKENLNQFYSYLLITLAFTNGAVLADNLVLMLFFWEGLLLALFGMIAIASRAAFKTAIKAFIIVGICDLCMMLGIALTAHLSGTLAISKISLPLNTLGSLAFVLLMIGAISKAGAMPFHSWIPDAALDAPLPFMAFLPAALEKLLGIYFLARISLDMFTLNAGSWISPMLMVIGSLTIILAVMMALIQKDYKKLLSYHAISQVGYMILGIGTTVSAGIVGGLFHMINHAMYKSCLFLTSGSVARETGTANLERLGGIGKKMPFTFICFIITAASISGVPPFNGFFSKELVYEAALERGWIFYIAAVGGSFFTAASFLKLGHAVFLGKLNAEHKNVKETSFFMLAPMVIIACGCILFGIWNYLPLDNLIQPIAGERLNGHSFSGAPTNIKIVIVTLIVLIAAFLNHLFGVKMKGSGLKAVDHIRYAPILKAIYDRAEKGYFDPYEIGLKAVKLISKISWRIDRWIDYIYSNFIVALAYALTNRVRSLHNGNYARYLAWALSGVLLVTLFLMSSP; the protein is encoded by the coding sequence ATGATAGATAGAATCCTGCTTTTACCCATAGTTATACCTTTATCAGGCGGGATTTTGGTTTTGGCCATCACTAAAAGATGGCGCGGTATCAAGGAAACGCTGGCATTGGTTGTAACGCTGGCCAATCTTTTTCTTGCGTTTATATTATTCCGTGCTAATTTAAATTATTTTTTGCCCTGGCTGGGTTTTGGGATAGATTTTTCACTTAAGATATATCATTTTAGCGCCTTTATCATTATCGCCAGCGCAGCCTTTGCCTTTCTGATTGCCTTATACTCCTGCGTATTCATGCGCGGCAAAGAGAATTTAAACCAGTTTTATTCCTACCTTTTAATCACCCTGGCTTTTACTAACGGCGCAGTGCTGGCGGATAACCTTGTCCTGATGCTTTTTTTCTGGGAAGGCCTGCTGTTGGCTCTTTTTGGAATGATTGCTATCGCAAGCAGGGCAGCATTCAAGACGGCAATTAAGGCATTTATTATTGTGGGCATTTGTGACTTGTGCATGATGCTGGGTATAGCCCTCACCGCGCATCTGTCCGGGACGCTGGCAATTTCAAAGATTAGCCTCCCCTTAAATACATTGGGTAGCCTTGCCTTTGTGCTCTTGATGATTGGCGCTATCTCTAAGGCAGGGGCAATGCCTTTTCACAGCTGGATACCTGATGCAGCCTTAGATGCGCCGCTTCCTTTTATGGCCTTCTTACCTGCGGCGCTGGAGAAACTTTTAGGGATATATTTTCTGGCACGCATATCTTTGGATATGTTCACACTCAACGCAGGTTCCTGGATAAGCCCGATGCTGATGGTGATAGGGTCTTTGACCATTATCCTGGCAGTGATGATGGCCCTGATACAGAAGGATTATAAAAAATTATTGTCTTACCATGCCATCAGCCAGGTGGGTTATATGATTTTAGGTATTGGCACTACTGTCTCAGCGGGGATTGTGGGCGGCTTATTCCACATGATTAACCACGCTATGTATAAAAGCTGTTTATTCCTGACCAGCGGCTCCGTAGCAAGAGAGACTGGTACAGCAAATTTAGAAAGACTGGGCGGGATAGGTAAAAAGATGCCCTTTACCTTTATTTGTTTTATCATTACCGCAGCCTCTATATCGGGTGTGCCGCCGTTTAACGGATTTTTTTCCAAGGAACTGGTATATGAGGCAGCTTTAGAGAGAGGCTGGATATTTTATATCGCTGCGGTAGGCGGTTCCTTCTTTACCGCCGCCTCTTTTTTGAAACTTGGCCACGCGGTATTTTTAGGTAAATTAAACGCAGAACACAAGAACGTTAAGGAAACGTCATTCTTTATGCTGGCCCCTATGGTTATTATTGCTTGTGGTTGCATACTTTTCGGGATATGGAATTACCTGCCGCTTGATAACTTGATTCAGCCTATCGCGGGAGAGAGGTTGAACGGCCATAGTTTTAGCGGCGCGCCTACCAACATAAAAATAGTCATCGTCACTTTAATAGTATTGATCGCCGCTTTCCTAAATCATCTCTTTGGCGTAAAAATGAAGGGGAGCGGGCTAAAAGCAGTAGACCATATCCGTTACGCGCCTATCTTAAAGGCGATTTATGACCGGGCAGAGAAAGGATATTTTGATCCTTATGAAATCGGGTTAAAGGCGGTTAAGCTAATCTCAAAAATAAGCTGGCGCATAGACAGGTGGATAGATTACATATATAGTAATTTTATCGTAGCTTTAGCCTATGCCTTGACTAACCGGGTAAGGAGCCTGCATAACGGTAATTATGCCAGATACCTGGCCTGGGCATTATCCGGTGTATTATTAGTAACACTATTTTTAATGTCTTCACCTTAA